The Brassica napus cultivar Da-Ae chromosome C1, Da-Ae, whole genome shotgun sequence DNA segment caaatagttttgatgttaaatttgaaaaaaaaaaatttgagaagagcacctttaaacttcaaatatatggTGCAACTGGTGACCAATGAATGAAAGAGAATAATGCATTATTTACTATTCCCaaatttttttaccatttaCAATGAATTGTTTTTCCTTTGCATTCTTTTTCGTTCCTTTTATTTTGGAAGAATATAGAACAAATTTGTTACTCACTAAAATTGATAAGgaatcatttttcttttctaatattATTCCTCTGCATTTTTTTCCTTCCTAATGTTCTTGCAATGGTCACCAGTTAGATCTATAGAGTtatagaaacttcaaaatagagtgtCTTATTGGAAATGCTCTAAAGTCACACACCCCGTAGACAAAAGGTATTTGGGCAATATATGTATACATGATGTAACAATCATGCACCTTGAATTAGTTTTTGGATGTAAATTAGGTATATTACTAATATTGTATCAAAGCCAATGGTAAAGCCAAAAATTAGTTTTGGACAtaaacaatttttcttttacatatGTAGTATGTATAACTAGCCCATTGTTGTGGTATATTCGAGATGTCTTGTTTGGTCCGTCACCCTTAAATTATTTCCCACCCACATTTCAAGATGATTTATTAAAGTCTCACATCGCttagacaaaataaaattcatgcaATTTATAAGTGATGTGACAATACTCCACTATTGAGTTAGTTTTTGAACGtgggttaaatttttttactaagACTAGACAAAGTTTAAATGATTAGGCATAGATATAGTCCACATACTTTCTTATCCCTTCTGGCAACCGTCTATGGCTCATCCACTGCTCTACATCACGCCGTCTTAGCGTCATTTCCAAGCTCCTACGATGCACAAAGCACAATCACCAGAGCACAAGTTGATTTATAAACCATCCATTATGTCTCaaaatatcttattatatacatTGATGATGTAATGATGGGTTTATTTTCTAACCTTTTACCGAGAGACTGAAGGAAGTTTTGCATATTACCAATAAGAAGCGCGAAAAGCAAAAGTCCAAGTCCGATGATACCCATAGTAAAAACGACCTCAGGGAAAAAGTAGCTTGGGACTTGGTTTCCAGCAAGCGTGCTAATTTGCTTTGAAACGTTATAAGAACATGACATCAGTTTAAGGGTTCCACCACTACAAGAATTAACTAACATAGTTTGTAGCTATGGGACATAACTCATAGCCAAAATTAAGTAGGCAATGGATAGCAAAATAGCAATTCTCTAGCTAGGACAGTTACCAAACATTTTTTGAGTAAACCATTACCTGAAATCCCCATAGCAAAGAGTAACTATATCTTGTCAAGAGACTAGTATGAGTTGTAAGATTGaccattttcaaatatattccGTAAGAAAACCCATCTTCTTGGAAACAAGCATTTGCACTCGCACTATTTCTCCAGATAGCTCGTAGGGATGCTGATATATTACTATTTCCATGGCCACAATCAATAAGACCTCTACATTCACGCCCAGAATGACCACAAGCATTTCGAAGGCATTGGTTAACTCTCTAAAAAGACCAAACACAACAAGAGAAGAGGTAGAAGGCAATGAGAAGAATCAATAAATCACttgaaatatatacaaaagtcttCTATTGCATTTGGACAAGACATGCATTAAATTGAATGTACCTGCAAACCGAAAAGATACCAGCAAGAGCCGACAACATGTCCAGCAAGCATAAAGGTGAGAAGATTAATAACAAAGTTAGCCCAAGCTGACTCAAATATGAGGCCTGTTGGTGTTTGTCCAGCAAGCAGTGGTAGAAGTCTATATAGCTTTGGAATGTATTGGACAAGAATTCCAGCACGTAAAAGGTTTTTCGCATAGTTTGTCCCGGATATGGCTAACTGTGCTGGTATTACCGATAGTACCAATACCTGTAAggcataaaaaaatgaaaaggaaagaTTTGTGGTAGATGAACATCTTCCAAATACCATTACTCCAAACCAGAATTATTCGGTGGCGGATCTATGTGGTCAGTGGGTGAGGCAGTTGCCCACCATTAAATTTTCTAGTTAGTGTAACTTTGTAAATATAGTagtagtattttttttgtttttccccAAGATAAAAGTTGTTTCTAATCCGCCACTGGTAGTATTGAGTATTTAACATTACAAAACCTGTGGAAATGGCATCACTATGATCAGGTCTACGATAAAATATCCTCGAAAGTAATGGAGAGCAATTTTTTTGGGACGATCAACCAACTGGCCAGCACCAACTACCGTAGACTCACGAGCTACATATGCCAGTCGGAACTGcaacaaaatataaagtaaaaattgTAGTAAATGTAAACCAATATTTATTTGTAAGAAGAATCAGGCCTAAGATCTATGAGGTTTGAAACAATTACGGATTAAAAACTAAATGATTAGTGTCAGCCCTGATCTAAAGCTGGGAATCTAGTCCTTTATGCGccaaattacattaagattttaCAGACATAACAACAGTACAAAATTATTATATCCTAGTGGTTGTGCAATGATGTGTACGGGGACAGGCGCCTGTAAATgattaatacatatatttttcttaatcagTTTGAAAGACGAATAATCTAAACATATCAGCCACTTAAATTTAGGGCTGATGCGAATGTTTTATCTCGCTATGTCCAGTACCGACTTTGCCTACAAGAAATGGAGTAAAAGGAAACACACCTGAAGCAGCATGTTAGCAAAGAATATAACATCCGTCAGAGttctaaaaataacaaatgCGGTAGCTATCGGCCAATCAATCACTATGCATTTGTTGTTCTGCAGTCAGAAAGATGGTCAAAAAGGTATTCAAACGGAAGAAAGAGATCCaagaagaaacatatatatacctTTTGGACTaatatgatgaagaagaagagggggTCTATAAAAATGGCTAACAAGCTTGAGACGGCAAAGAACTTAGTCCATATTTGAACGACTTTGGAATGAGGATTCATGATTCCAGGTAAGCATCTATTAACAGAAGAAGCAAATCGCCTAGCCCAACTTCTAGCATCATCATACAAGGCATTATGGAactaatatgaaaaaaaaaaactccatgtCACCAAAATTTTCTCGAGTCTCAAGCGTATTTAGTGCTACTAGGGTAAAATCAAACATACCGTGGAAGCAGAAACAGTTGGATTGGGAAGCCGGGATGCTTTGGGGTTATAGTTAGAAGGGCAAGTGGTACAGTAAGGATCGTTACACATCCCCAGCTTTCCAGATCTCAGGCGATGTGCGTGTTTCAATAACTCATCGTTGTCTGAGGAGTAGTTTACCTCTTCCAGGTCACCAAAATAGCCAGAAGATCTTCGAGTAGGGGGAGGAGCAGGACGAGGGAAGAGAGGTTCAGGTCTACGAGTAGAAGAGGAAAGAGGGCCAGTCATTGGGACTAAAGGAGGACGTTGGCTCGGAAGAGAACCTGCGTAGCCTAAAGTCACAGCATTCGAGTTGCCAGTTTCGTCAGTAGGG contains these protein-coding regions:
- the LOC106424019 gene encoding probable cyclic nucleotide-gated ion channel 20, chloroplastic, whose protein sequence is MRKQNHDSVIYMTRCLLPYLFPIEQTLVSTSTFPCLEMVSPNKNDKIHMLPISDASSSSSQTRVFTSRTRSVPLSNPTDETGNSNAVTLGYAGSLPSQRPPLVPMTGPLSSSTRRPEPLFPRPAPPPTRRSSGYFGDLEEVNYSSDNDELLKHAHRLRSGKLGMCNDPYCTTCPSNYNPKASRLPNPTVSASTFHNALYDDARSWARRFASSVNRCLPGIMNPHSKVVQIWTKFFAVSSLLAIFIDPLFFFIILVQKNNKCIVIDWPIATAFVIFRTLTDVIFFANMLLQFRLAYVARESTVVGAGQLVDRPKKIALHYFRGYFIVDLIIVMPFPQVLVLSVIPAQLAISGTNYAKNLLRAGILVQYIPKLYRLLPLLAGQTPTGLIFESAWANFVINLLTFMLAGHVVGSCWYLFGLQRVNQCLRNACGHSGRECRGLIDCGHGNSNISASLRAIWRNSASANACFQEDGFSYGIYLKMVNLTTHTSLLTRYSYSLLWGFQQISTLAGNQVPSYFFPEVVFTMGIIGLGLLLFALLIGNMQNFLQSLGKRSLEMTLRRRDVEQWMSHRRLPEGIRKRVREAERFNWAATRGVNEELLFENMPDDLQGDIRRHLFIFLKKVRIFSLMDESILDSIRERLRQRTYISGSTVLHRWGLVEKIAFIVRGEMESIGEDGSVLPLSEGDVCGEELLTWCLERSAVNLDGRMLSKGLLSSRNVKCVTNVEAFSLSAADLEDVTSLFSRFLRSHRVQGAIRYESPYCRLRAATQIQVAWRYRKRQLRKLSTAQKKQYSLELIKKDMAKT